The Alphaproteobacteria bacterium genome contains a region encoding:
- the rpsU gene encoding 30S ribosomal protein S21, translating into MQVLVRDNNVDQALKALKKKMQREGIFREMKLRGHYEKPSEKKARERAEAIRRARKLARKRAQREGLIPGKPKPAFGAAGGPGGRGPGGPGGARPGGFGGGGFSRGPR; encoded by the coding sequence TTGCAGGTTCTCGTCCGCGACAACAATGTCGACCAGGCCCTCAAGGCGCTCAAGAAGAAGATGCAGCGCGAGGGCATTTTCCGCGAGATGAAGCTCCGCGGTCATTACGAAAAACCCTCCGAGAAGAAGGCGCGCGAGCGCGCCGAGGCGATCCGCCGGGCACGCAAGCTCGCCCGTAAGCGCGCACAGCGCGAAGGCCTGATCCCGGGCAAGCCAAAGCCGGCGTTCGGCGCCGCTGGTGGTCCGGGCGGTCGCGGTCCCGGTGGTCCGGGTGGCGCACGGCCGGGCGGCTTCGGCGGCGGTGGCTTCAGCCGCGGACCGCGCTGA
- a CDS encoding tetratricopeptide repeat protein: protein MVPLRTRITHAAAMVAALALGACGTTGTIGTVAEDADATQATPANIASLSEVIQRNPNDAQAYNMRGSVLGRAARNQEALADFEKAIAIDANYAQAYANRGQVHRQMKQLDAALADYNKALAIDQNYAAAYLGRGQVYRAQGRALEALNDYNRAIQMAPTNGQAYYQRGLLYQAQGQHKFAIDDFTTAIPLIQGQAEPHVARGLSQLALGDSKAAASDLDEAVQVEPMSLTAWTSRGLAYERLGDKEKAAGSYAKALNINREHDAAKKGFARVGGQPGKTYQTF from the coding sequence ATGGTTCCGTTGCGTACCCGGATCACCCATGCCGCGGCGATGGTCGCGGCCCTTGCGCTTGGCGCATGCGGAACGACCGGCACCATCGGTACCGTGGCGGAAGACGCGGACGCCACGCAGGCGACGCCCGCCAACATCGCCTCGCTCTCCGAGGTGATCCAGCGCAATCCGAACGACGCCCAGGCCTACAACATGCGCGGCAGCGTGCTTGGACGCGCGGCACGCAATCAGGAGGCGCTCGCCGACTTCGAGAAGGCCATCGCCATCGATGCGAACTATGCACAGGCCTACGCGAACCGCGGGCAGGTGCACCGCCAGATGAAGCAGCTCGATGCCGCGCTCGCCGACTACAACAAGGCGCTCGCGATCGACCAGAACTATGCGGCGGCCTATCTCGGCCGTGGCCAGGTCTACCGCGCCCAGGGGCGCGCGCTCGAGGCGCTCAACGACTACAACCGCGCGATCCAGATGGCGCCGACCAACGGACAGGCCTACTACCAGCGCGGCCTGCTCTATCAGGCGCAGGGACAGCACAAGTTCGCGATCGACGATTTCACCACCGCGATCCCGCTGATCCAGGGCCAGGCCGAGCCCCATGTGGCGCGCGGCTTGAGCCAGCTCGCGCTCGGCGACAGCAAGGCTGCGGCGAGCGATCTCGACGAGGCGGTGCAGGTCGAGCCGATGAGTCTCACCGCCTGGACCAGCCGCGGGCTTGCCTATGAGCGCCTCGGCGACAAGGAGAAGGCCGCGGGCTCCTACGCCAAGGCCCTCAACATCAACCGCGAGCACGATGCCGCCAAGAAGGGCTTCGCCCGCGTCGGTGGCCAGCCCGGCAAGACCTACCAGACGTTTTGA
- a CDS encoding alpha/beta hydrolase: protein MSFVKWLFIVAVAGYLALGALMFFAQRAMMYFPDRQRTPPAVAGLPQAEEVVLDTADGEEVIAWHVPPRGDKPVVLYFHGNGGALNLRVDRFNKIIAHGVGLLALSYRGYGGSTGHPTEAGLIEDARAAYAYAAARYAGRIAVWGESLGSGVAVAIASEKPVTHVILDSPYSAAVDVAADLYWFLPVRLLMRDQFRSDLRMRTVSAPVLILHGEADTIIPIRYAERLLATISGEKRMVRYANGWHVDLDRHGATDEALKFLGVLPE from the coding sequence ATGTCGTTTGTTAAATGGCTGTTCATCGTGGCAGTGGCCGGGTATCTCGCCCTCGGCGCACTGATGTTCTTCGCGCAGCGCGCGATGATGTATTTCCCGGATCGTCAGCGAACGCCGCCCGCCGTTGCAGGCCTGCCGCAGGCCGAGGAAGTCGTGCTCGACACTGCGGATGGCGAGGAGGTGATCGCCTGGCACGTGCCCCCGCGTGGCGACAAGCCGGTGGTGCTGTACTTCCACGGCAACGGCGGCGCGCTGAATCTGCGCGTCGATCGCTTCAACAAGATCATCGCGCACGGGGTCGGGCTGCTGGCGCTCTCCTATCGCGGCTATGGCGGCTCGACCGGCCATCCGACCGAGGCAGGACTGATCGAGGATGCACGCGCCGCCTATGCCTATGCGGCCGCGCGCTATGCGGGACGCATCGCGGTGTGGGGCGAGTCGCTCGGCTCCGGAGTTGCGGTGGCGATCGCGAGCGAGAAGCCGGTCACGCATGTGATCCTCGACTCGCCATACAGTGCGGCGGTCGATGTCGCGGCCGACCTCTACTGGTTCCTCCCGGTGCGCCTCTTGATGCGCGACCAGTTCCGCTCCGACCTGCGGATGCGCACCGTGAGCGCGCCGGTGCTGATCCTGCACGGCGAAGCCGACACCATCATTCCGATCCGCTACGCCGAGCGGCTGCTCGCCACGATTTCCGGTGAAAAGCGCATGGTGCGCTATGCGAATGGCTGGCACGTCGATCTCGACCGCCACGGCGCGACCGACGAGGCGCTGAAATTTCTCGGGGTTCTGCCGGAGTAA
- a CDS encoding DUF3574 domain-containing protein, producing the protein MLVALVAPAFAQLSCTPPQKPMLDIEFLLGRAGGNWKWRTFLAREVTPRFPDGLTVYETRGQWRDPATKAVTRERSRVLRIIAPTDTAPDKIAAVADAYKTQFRQKSVGLVTREVCASF; encoded by the coding sequence ATGCTCGTGGCGCTCGTGGCTCCGGCATTCGCGCAGCTCTCCTGCACCCCGCCGCAAAAACCAATGCTCGATATCGAGTTTCTGCTCGGCCGTGCCGGCGGCAACTGGAAGTGGCGCACGTTCCTGGCGCGCGAGGTGACGCCGCGGTTTCCGGACGGACTGACGGTCTATGAAACGAGGGGCCAGTGGCGCGATCCGGCCACCAAGGCGGTCACGCGCGAGCGGAGCCGCGTGCTGCGCATCATCGCGCCGACGGATACGGCGCCCGACAAGATCGCCGCGGTGGCTGACGCTTACAAAACGCAGTTCCGGCAGAAATCAGTCGGGCTCGTCACGCGCGAAGTCTGCGCGTCGTTCTAA
- a CDS encoding sensory rhodopsin transducer: MPAGAIGHRVWAIAEGYIPPVSTGTTRELVSHETVCILNAASEPAHVEITVYFADRAPVGPYRFTVEAQRTRHLRFNDFTEPEPVPKGTDFSSVIASDVPVVVQHTRLDTRQPALALLSTMAHPVD, encoded by the coding sequence ATGCCGGCTGGTGCGATTGGACATCGCGTCTGGGCGATTGCCGAGGGTTATATTCCACCGGTCTCGACGGGAACGACGCGCGAGCTCGTGAGCCACGAAACGGTGTGCATCCTGAACGCGGCGAGCGAGCCCGCACACGTCGAGATCACGGTCTATTTCGCCGATCGCGCGCCGGTCGGCCCCTATCGCTTCACCGTTGAGGCGCAGCGGACCCGCCATCTGCGCTTCAATGACTTCACCGAACCGGAGCCCGTTCCCAAGGGTACGGATTTTTCCAGTGTGATCGCGTCGGACGTGCCCGTGGTGGTGCAGCACACGCGGCTCGACACGCGGCAGCCGGCGCTCGCGCTCTTGAGCACGATGGCGCACCCGGTCGACTAG
- a CDS encoding NADP-dependent phosphogluconate dehydrogenase: MSSSINHFGIVGLGKMGGGVALNAVDHGFAVSAFDAHPISEEIRRAGVKPAANLEELVRGLPPPRLIVLYVPAGPPVDQLLDQLIRLLDAGDIVADGGNSYWGDSIRRHARAKDQGISFIDVGTSGGPSGAREGACIMVGGDDEPVALIEPLLRELAVEDGYLHVGGPGAGHFVKLVHNGIEFGMLQAIGEGIELLTHYRDKLAIADILHLWTRGSVIRSWLVELMEQMYREEGGLDAVAPYVEDTGEVDWLVDDALHMEVPIPVITQSVIQLIASRDDKRDWARAIAMMRHGFGGHPFGANAGVARERHTGRIGGFVHNGRGE, translated from the coding sequence ATGTCCTCCTCGATCAATCACTTTGGCATCGTTGGCCTCGGCAAGATGGGAGGCGGCGTCGCGCTGAATGCCGTCGATCATGGTTTCGCGGTCAGTGCGTTCGACGCGCATCCGATTTCCGAGGAGATACGGCGCGCCGGGGTCAAGCCGGCCGCGAACCTCGAGGAACTCGTGCGCGGGCTCCCGCCGCCCCGCCTGATCGTCCTCTATGTCCCGGCCGGCCCGCCGGTCGATCAATTGCTCGACCAGCTGATTCGGCTTCTCGATGCCGGCGACATCGTCGCCGACGGTGGCAATTCGTACTGGGGCGACTCGATCCGCCGCCACGCTCGCGCGAAAGATCAGGGCATCTCTTTCATCGACGTCGGGACCTCGGGCGGACCGAGCGGTGCACGCGAGGGCGCGTGCATCATGGTCGGCGGGGACGATGAGCCCGTCGCGTTGATCGAACCGCTGCTGCGCGAGCTCGCCGTCGAGGACGGATACCTGCATGTCGGCGGGCCCGGTGCGGGCCACTTCGTCAAGCTCGTGCACAACGGCATCGAGTTCGGCATGCTGCAGGCGATCGGCGAAGGCATCGAACTGCTCACGCACTATCGCGACAAGCTCGCGATAGCCGACATTCTGCATTTGTGGACACGCGGTTCGGTGATCCGCTCCTGGCTGGTCGAGCTCATGGAGCAGATGTACCGCGAGGAGGGCGGTCTCGATGCAGTTGCGCCGTATGTCGAGGACACCGGCGAGGTCGACTGGCTGGTCGACGACGCGCTTCACATGGAGGTGCCGATCCCGGTGATCACCCAATCGGTCATCCAGTTGATCGCATCGCGCGACGACAAGCGCGATTGGGCGCGCGCGATCGCGATGATGCGCCATGGTTTCGGCGGGCATCCGTTCGGCGCGAATGCCGGCGTTGCGCGGGAGCGGCATACCGGGCGCATCGGCGGGTTCGTGCACAATGGACGAGGTGAGTGA
- a CDS encoding serine hydrolase, producing the protein MLDRRKLLVGAAALLGAGPSARGDSFEWQQAAPGETGFAPDFAAKLDQFVQSGRVSNIHGIVITRRGSIVLERYYEGDDQVWDEYGRPRTERVAFSAERSHDLRSVTKSIVGLLYGIALEGGKVPPLDASLLAQFPQYTDLPDMAQRQSWTIRHAITMTLGTEWDEDISYDDPRNGEIAMYRAPDRVRYVLEQPIVAVAGERWIYNGGATALIGTIIEKGVGTSIHDYARRVLFDPLGIGSTEWRLLRDGDTIFASGLRMPPRDVARIGQMILDGGKFGERQIVPAAWLEDSFKPAARITGRRHYGYHWYAGHAPFESPEGQRRARYAAAIGNGGQRLVVFPDHEIVVVITAGNYNLRGRAPDDIFNDVILPSIR; encoded by the coding sequence ATGCTTGATCGCCGCAAACTCTTGGTCGGTGCTGCCGCGCTTCTCGGCGCGGGCCCGTCCGCGCGCGGCGACTCTTTCGAGTGGCAGCAGGCAGCCCCCGGCGAGACAGGCTTCGCGCCCGACTTCGCCGCGAAGCTCGATCAATTCGTCCAGTCCGGCCGCGTCAGCAACATCCACGGCATCGTTATCACGCGGCGCGGCAGCATCGTGCTCGAACGCTATTACGAGGGCGATGATCAGGTCTGGGACGAGTACGGCAGGCCGCGCACTGAACGCGTCGCCTTCTCGGCGGAACGGTCGCACGATCTGCGTTCAGTGACGAAGAGCATCGTCGGCCTGCTGTACGGCATCGCGCTCGAGGGCGGAAAGGTGCCTCCTCTCGACGCATCGCTGCTCGCGCAATTTCCGCAATACACCGATCTGCCCGACATGGCGCAGCGCCAGTCCTGGACCATCCGTCACGCGATCACCATGACGCTCGGCACGGAGTGGGACGAAGACATTTCCTACGACGACCCGCGCAACGGCGAGATCGCGATGTACCGAGCGCCCGACCGCGTTCGTTATGTGCTGGAGCAGCCGATCGTCGCGGTTGCGGGGGAACGCTGGATTTATAATGGCGGCGCCACCGCATTGATCGGAACGATCATCGAGAAGGGCGTCGGGACGTCGATTCACGACTATGCGCGGCGGGTCTTGTTCGACCCGCTGGGCATTGGGTCGACCGAATGGCGACTCCTCCGCGACGGCGACACGATTTTCGCCTCCGGCCTGCGCATGCCCCCGCGTGATGTCGCGCGCATCGGGCAGATGATCCTCGACGGCGGCAAGTTCGGCGAACGCCAGATCGTTCCGGCGGCGTGGCTCGAGGATTCGTTCAAGCCGGCCGCGCGCATCACCGGCCGGCGCCATTACGGTTATCACTGGTATGCCGGCCATGCGCCGTTCGAGAGTCCGGAGGGACAGCGACGCGCGCGCTACGCCGCCGCGATTGGCAATGGCGGCCAGCGACTCGTTGTTTTTCCCGATCACGAGATCGTGGTGGTCATCACGGCCGGCAACTACAATCTGCGCGGACGGGCGCCCGATGACATTTTCAACGATGTCATATTGCCCAGTATTCGATGA
- a CDS encoding NAD(P)(+) transhydrogenase (Re/Si-specific) subunit beta: MSPNTAGLLYLVSGVLFILALRGLSSPATSRQGNFLGMTGMAIAIAVTLASHPPASFFSWLLVIIGIGIGGGAGAVIARRVPMTSMPELVAAFHSLVGLAAVLVAAGALYAPAAFDIGMPGDIHKASLVEMSLGVAIGAITFTGSIIAFLKLSARMSGAPILLPLRHAINLALFVAIVLIIVWFVRAESHAAFWLLTLAAFLFGVLIIIPIGGADMPVVISMLNSYSGWAAAGIGFTLGNSALIITGALVGSSGAILSYIMCKGMNRNFVSVILGGFGGEVAGPAGGAEQKPVKLGSADDAAFIMKNASKVIIVPGYGMAVAQAQHALREMADKLKAEGVEVKYAIHPVAGRMPGHMNVLLAEANVPYDEVFELEDINSEFAQADVAFVIGANDVTNPAAEEDKTSPIYGMPVLQVWKAGTVMFIKRSLASGYAGIDNPLFYRDNTMMLLGDAKKMTEGIVKAL; the protein is encoded by the coding sequence ATGAGCCCGAATACCGCCGGACTGCTCTATCTCGTCTCAGGTGTCCTGTTCATCCTCGCGCTGCGCGGGCTTTCGAGCCCCGCGACCAGCCGGCAGGGCAACTTCCTCGGCATGACCGGCATGGCGATCGCCATCGCCGTGACGCTCGCATCGCATCCCCCGGCCAGTTTCTTCTCCTGGCTGCTCGTCATCATCGGCATTGGGATTGGCGGTGGCGCGGGCGCGGTGATCGCGCGCCGTGTGCCGATGACCTCGATGCCTGAATTGGTCGCGGCATTCCATTCGCTGGTCGGCTTGGCGGCGGTGCTGGTCGCGGCGGGCGCGCTGTACGCGCCTGCGGCTTTCGACATCGGAATGCCCGGCGACATTCACAAGGCGAGCCTCGTCGAGATGTCGCTCGGCGTCGCGATCGGCGCCATCACGTTCACCGGCTCGATCATCGCGTTCCTGAAGCTTTCCGCGCGGATGAGCGGCGCGCCGATCCTCCTGCCGCTGCGCCACGCGATCAACCTCGCGCTGTTCGTCGCGATCGTGCTGATCATCGTCTGGTTCGTGCGGGCCGAGAGCCACGCGGCGTTCTGGCTGTTGACGCTTGCGGCGTTCCTGTTCGGCGTGTTGATCATCATCCCGATCGGCGGTGCCGACATGCCGGTCGTGATCTCGATGCTCAACTCGTACTCGGGCTGGGCCGCGGCCGGCATCGGCTTCACGCTCGGCAATTCGGCGCTGATCATCACCGGCGCGCTGGTCGGCTCCTCGGGTGCGATCCTCTCCTACATCATGTGCAAGGGGATGAACCGCAACTTCGTCTCGGTGATCCTCGGCGGCTTCGGCGGCGAGGTCGCGGGGCCCGCGGGCGGCGCCGAGCAGAAGCCGGTGAAGCTCGGCTCCGCCGATGACGCGGCCTTCATCATGAAGAACGCCAGCAAGGTCATCATCGTACCGGGCTACGGAATGGCGGTCGCGCAGGCGCAGCACGCGCTGCGCGAAATGGCCGACAAGCTCAAGGCCGAAGGCGTCGAGGTGAAATACGCGATCCATCCGGTCGCGGGCCGCATGCCCGGTCACATGAACGTCCTGCTCGCCGAGGCGAACGTCCCCTACGACGAGGTGTTCGAGCTCGAGGACATCAACTCGGAATTCGCGCAGGCCGACGTCGCGTTCGTGATCGGCGCGAACGACGTGACCAACCCGGCGGCCGAAGAAGACAAGACCTCGCCGATCTACGGGATGCCGGTGCTGCAGGTGTGGAAGGCCGGCACCGTGATGTTCATCAAGCGCTCGCTCGCCTCCGGCTACGCCGGTATCGACAACCCGCTGTTCTACCGCGACAACACCATGATGCTGCTCGGCGACGCCAAGAAGATGACCGAAGGGATCGTCAAGGCGCTGTAG
- a CDS encoding proton-translocating transhydrogenase family protein, producing MATINPQDAADRAQAAAEVARQAAEAAQQYADAAAAMLAATAHAATGAAIDPFVFRFSIFILAVFVGYYVVWSVTPALHTPLMSVTNAISSVIVVGALLAVSVELLKNDFGPVWARLLGFLALILASVNIFGGFLVTQRMLAMYQKKQK from the coding sequence ATGGCCACGATCAATCCCCAGGACGCCGCCGACCGTGCGCAGGCGGCTGCCGAAGTCGCGCGCCAGGCGGCGGAAGCCGCGCAGCAATATGCCGATGCCGCCGCCGCGATGCTCGCCGCGACGGCGCATGCCGCAACCGGCGCCGCGATCGATCCGTTCGTGTTCCGCTTCTCGATCTTCATCCTGGCGGTGTTCGTCGGCTACTACGTGGTCTGGTCGGTGACGCCGGCGCTGCATACCCCACTGATGTCGGTGACCAACGCGATCTCCTCGGTGATCGTGGTCGGCGCGCTGCTCGCAGTCAGCGTCGAACTCTTGAAAAATGACTTCGGCCCGGTCTGGGCGCGGCTGCTGGGCTTCCTGGCGCTGATCCTCGCCTCGGTGAACATCTTCGGCGGCTTCCTGGTCACGCAGCGCATGCTCGCGATGTACCAGAAGAAACAAAAGTGA
- a CDS encoding aa3-type cytochrome c oxidase subunit IV, which translates to MADHGEVEYATADGNDYAEHVGTYEMFITLTKWMIGFLVVLLLGMAYFLV; encoded by the coding sequence ATGGCCGACCACGGCGAGGTCGAATACGCAACGGCGGACGGCAACGACTATGCCGAGCACGTCGGCACCTACGAGATGTTCATCACCTTGACCAAGTGGATGATCGGGTTCCTCGTGGTCCTGCTGCTTGGAATGGCCTATTTCCTCGTCTGA
- a CDS encoding AarF/UbiB family protein translates to MSDSERNRFSARAVRYARVGTNMGGVAARFAASRLLGLALDRGRNASELAAALGGLKGPIMKVAQLMATIPDLLPPEYVEELQKLQSEAPPMGWPFVKRRMSAELGVNWQDKFAAFEHKPAAAASLGQVHRARSLDNAALACKLQYADMQSAVEADLQQLDWLFAIHRRMDPVIDTSEIAKEIAARVREELDYRREAKHVALYRLMLKGIDLIRVPDVWPELSTGRLLTLDWLDGTKLLTHKKAPLEHRNSIGRAMFSAWWFPFSRFGVIHGDPHLGNYTVFDKGGSPGGINLLDYGCIRIFPPKFVGGVVDLYNGLLHDDHDRVVHAYETWGFKGLSRETIDTLNIWAKFIYGPLLDDRERTIADGVKPSEYGRREAFRVHQGLRKQGRVRVPREFVFMDRAAIGLGGVFLHLDARLNYYRLFNEAIEKFSVAEVGKRQAAALKQVGLSEANAA, encoded by the coding sequence ATGTCGGACAGCGAAAGAAACCGTTTCTCGGCCCGTGCGGTGCGGTATGCGCGCGTCGGGACCAATATGGGCGGCGTTGCGGCGCGCTTTGCGGCAAGCCGGCTCCTGGGACTTGCGCTCGACCGTGGGCGCAACGCCTCGGAGCTTGCGGCGGCGCTCGGCGGGCTGAAGGGCCCGATCATGAAGGTCGCGCAGCTGATGGCGACCATCCCGGACCTGCTGCCGCCCGAGTACGTCGAGGAATTGCAGAAGCTCCAGAGCGAAGCCCCGCCGATGGGCTGGCCGTTCGTCAAGCGGCGCATGTCGGCGGAGCTGGGAGTGAACTGGCAGGACAAATTCGCCGCGTTCGAGCACAAGCCCGCCGCCGCGGCCTCGCTCGGGCAGGTGCATCGCGCGCGCTCGCTCGATAACGCGGCGCTTGCCTGCAAGCTGCAGTACGCGGACATGCAGTCCGCGGTCGAAGCCGACCTCCAGCAGCTCGACTGGCTGTTCGCGATCCATCGCCGCATGGACCCGGTGATCGATACGAGCGAGATCGCCAAGGAGATCGCCGCGCGCGTCCGCGAGGAGCTCGACTACCGCCGCGAGGCAAAGCACGTCGCGCTCTATCGCCTGATGCTCAAGGGCATCGACCTGATCCGCGTGCCCGACGTGTGGCCGGAGCTCTCGACCGGCCGGCTGCTGACGCTGGACTGGCTCGACGGCACCAAGCTGCTCACGCACAAGAAAGCGCCGCTCGAACACCGCAACAGCATCGGCCGTGCGATGTTTTCCGCCTGGTGGTTTCCGTTCAGCCGTTTCGGCGTGATCCACGGCGATCCGCATCTCGGCAATTACACGGTGTTCGACAAGGGTGGCAGCCCGGGCGGCATCAACCTGCTCGACTATGGCTGCATCCGCATCTTCCCGCCGAAGTTCGTCGGCGGAGTGGTCGATCTCTACAACGGGCTTCTGCACGACGACCACGATCGCGTGGTGCACGCCTACGAAACGTGGGGCTTCAAGGGCCTCTCGCGCGAGACGATCGACACCCTCAACATCTGGGCCAAGTTCATCTATGGCCCGCTGCTCGACGACCGCGAGCGCACCATCGCGGACGGCGTGAAGCCCTCCGAGTACGGCCGCCGCGAAGCCTTCCGCGTGCATCAGGGATTGAGGAAACAAGGCCGCGTGCGGGTGCCGCGCGAATTCGTGTTCATGGACCGCGCCGCGATCGGGCTCGGCGGTGTGTTTCTGCATCTCGACGCGCGGCTCAACTATTACCGGCTGTTCAACGAGGCGATCGAGAAGTTCTCGGTCGCCGAGGTCGGCAAGCGCCAGGCGGCGGCGCTGAAGCAGGTGGGGCTCTCGGAGGCGAACGCCGCCTGA
- a CDS encoding dienelactone hydrolase family protein — MCDQDHFDHDLEEYEKRGLVTRRQFGVLLGAGVSMMLPAVANAVAVTESDVTITTPDGTADAYFVHPSAGTAPGILVWPDIFGLRPAFRQMGKRLAESGYSVLVVNQFYRVKKPPIGAQGSQTPIPELLPLAQALNETTHMTDAKAFIAWLDSQPSVAKDKKIGTQGYCMGGPMAFRTSAAVPDRVGAVASFHGGGLVTDQPNSPHLQAAKTKAQFLIAIASNDDQRSPNEKNVLKETFEKAKLPAEIEVYSGAHGWCPPDSRVYNEPDAEKAWTRLLALYGKALGGAS; from the coding sequence ATGTGCGATCAGGATCATTTTGACCACGACTTGGAGGAGTACGAAAAGCGCGGACTGGTGACGCGCCGCCAGTTCGGCGTGCTGCTCGGCGCGGGGGTCAGCATGATGCTGCCGGCGGTGGCGAACGCGGTGGCTGTTACCGAGTCTGACGTAACGATCACGACCCCGGACGGCACGGCGGACGCATACTTCGTCCATCCGTCGGCGGGCACGGCGCCGGGCATTCTCGTGTGGCCGGACATCTTCGGGCTGCGCCCGGCGTTCCGGCAGATGGGCAAGCGGCTCGCCGAGTCGGGCTATTCGGTGCTCGTGGTGAACCAGTTCTACCGTGTGAAAAAGCCGCCGATCGGCGCGCAAGGCTCGCAGACGCCGATTCCGGAGCTGCTGCCGCTCGCACAGGCGTTGAACGAAACCACGCACATGACGGACGCGAAGGCGTTCATCGCGTGGCTGGACAGCCAGCCATCAGTGGCGAAGGACAAGAAGATCGGCACGCAGGGCTACTGCATGGGCGGCCCGATGGCATTCCGCACGTCGGCAGCAGTGCCGGATCGCGTCGGCGCAGTCGCGTCGTTCCATGGCGGCGGCCTTGTCACCGACCAGCCGAACAGCCCGCACTTGCAGGCCGCGAAGACCAAGGCGCAGTTCCTGATCGCAATCGCGTCGAACGACGACCAGCGTTCGCCGAACGAAAAGAACGTGCTCAAGGAAACCTTCGAGAAAGCCAAACTGCCGGCCGAGATCGAAGTCTACTCTGGCGCGCACGGATGGTGTCCGCCGGACTCGCGCGTCTACAACGAGCCGGACGCCGAAAAGGCCTGGACGCGTCTGCTGGCGCTCTACGGCAAGGCGCTCGGCGGCGCCTCATAG
- a CDS encoding type II toxin-antitoxin system RelE/ParE family toxin — protein MPQVRLSRRAQEDFDEIVGYLFEVAGAGVSARYAQEIRAAINGLATLPHIGPPRHELGAHVRMRIVAPYLIFYDPVSLDGIVEVLRILHGARDIREDLVQRGRQ, from the coding sequence ATGCCGCAAGTCAGGCTGTCACGGCGCGCGCAAGAAGATTTCGACGAGATCGTTGGTTATCTGTTTGAAGTCGCCGGAGCAGGCGTCTCTGCGCGATATGCGCAAGAAATTCGTGCCGCGATCAACGGCCTCGCTACTTTACCTCACATTGGTCCACCGCGGCATGAGCTCGGCGCACATGTTCGGATGCGGATCGTTGCGCCGTACCTGATTTTCTACGATCCGGTTTCATTAGATGGAATTGTTGAGGTTCTGCGTATCCTTCACGGTGCACGCGACATCAGGGAGGATTTGGTCCAACGGGGCCGCCAATAG